Proteins encoded within one genomic window of Edaphobacter lichenicola:
- a CDS encoding Zn-dependent hydrolase, giving the protein MPVDPLRVISDLKELRTLTADANGAQRVAWTPVWLEARAWFQSKLKGLPFEHHYDAAGNSWTTLRGRTDRALVLGSHVDSVPNGGWLDGCLGVLAGFEELRSLAEDFDGEPPITIRLVDWADEEGARFGRSLFGSSAFAGTHTIEADRGRTDRDGVRLEDALRSCGVNVEQVGEAAKERGGAAAYLELHIEQGPVLEGMGLPLGVVLGTKGVERHAITFHGQEAHSGSTPMGARRDALAAAAKLALEIRPIARRHPDAVATMGSVKTFPGIVTAVVGRCEATLDMRDLDAGVLASMFAEARAASERFGKEEGCTVDWSRIWSIEPIPFDAQLIAFCEEAVRETAGVSHRLPSGPLHDAAEVARAGIPTVMMFAQSLAGLSHNKAEDTRVEDLMLAVQAFDRLARKTMKWLSEGESSGREL; this is encoded by the coding sequence GTGCCCGTTGATCCGTTGCGAGTGATCTCCGACCTTAAAGAACTTCGTACCCTGACGGCGGATGCCAATGGTGCCCAGCGGGTGGCGTGGACTCCAGTCTGGCTGGAGGCGCGGGCGTGGTTTCAGAGCAAGCTGAAGGGGCTGCCGTTCGAGCATCATTATGATGCTGCGGGAAACTCGTGGACGACGCTTCGGGGCCGTACAGACCGAGCACTTGTTCTGGGGAGTCATGTCGACTCGGTTCCGAACGGCGGTTGGCTGGATGGGTGTCTGGGAGTCCTGGCTGGATTTGAGGAGTTGCGCAGCCTGGCGGAGGATTTCGATGGCGAACCGCCGATCACGATTCGGCTGGTTGACTGGGCAGATGAAGAGGGGGCGCGTTTTGGACGGAGTCTCTTTGGCTCGTCGGCGTTTGCGGGGACCCACACGATTGAGGCTGATCGCGGACGTACGGATCGCGATGGAGTTCGGCTGGAGGATGCACTTCGGAGTTGCGGGGTCAACGTGGAACAGGTTGGAGAGGCGGCGAAAGAACGCGGCGGCGCAGCGGCTTATCTGGAGTTGCATATCGAGCAGGGGCCCGTGCTCGAAGGGATGGGGCTGCCGTTGGGAGTTGTGCTTGGGACCAAGGGCGTGGAGCGGCATGCGATTACGTTCCATGGACAGGAGGCTCATTCGGGATCCACTCCGATGGGCGCGAGGCGAGATGCGCTGGCCGCTGCGGCGAAGCTGGCGCTTGAGATTCGCCCGATCGCCCGAAGACATCCAGACGCGGTTGCGACGATGGGAAGTGTGAAGACTTTTCCGGGAATTGTGACGGCCGTGGTGGGACGCTGCGAGGCGACGCTTGATATGCGCGATCTCGACGCGGGGGTGCTTGCCTCGATGTTCGCCGAGGCTCGCGCTGCGAGTGAACGCTTTGGGAAGGAAGAGGGATGCACGGTTGATTGGTCGAGGATCTGGAGTATTGAGCCGATACCGTTTGATGCGCAGCTCATTGCGTTTTGCGAGGAAGCTGTCCGCGAGACGGCGGGCGTGTCGCATCGGCTGCCTTCGGGGCCGTTGCATGACGCTGCGGAGGTTGCGCGGGCGGGGATTCCGACGGTGATGATGTTTGCTCAGTCGCTTGCCGGGCTGAGCCATAACAAGGCGGAAGACACGAGGGTCGAAGATTTGATGCTGGCCGTGCAGGCCTTTGACCGGCTTGCAAGGAAGACGATGAAGTGGTTGAGCGAAGGGGAGAGCAGCGGCCGGGAACTGTGA